One Candidatus Omnitrophota bacterium DNA segment encodes these proteins:
- a CDS encoding 3-isopropylmalate dehydratase, giving the protein MKLVGKVIKLGDNINTDTIISGRYKFQITDIKKLSQHLMEDLDPDFINKITPGSTILVAGENFGMGSSREQAPLVIKEAGVIALIAKNFARIFYRNSFNIGLPLIEADTSAIKDNDQLQLDFDKGVIRNIKTESIINIRPLPAFMQRLIADGGIVNHFKKYGTIKLK; this is encoded by the coding sequence ATGAAACTAGTCGGAAAAGTAATTAAATTAGGTGATAATATCAACACGGATACGATTATATCTGGAAGATACAAATTTCAAATTACAGATATAAAGAAACTTTCACAGCATTTAATGGAAGACCTTGATCCTGATTTTATAAATAAGATAACCCCAGGTTCAACAATCCTGGTTGCGGGTGAGAACTTTGGTATGGGCTCTTCTCGGGAACAGGCCCCTTTAGTTATTAAAGAAGCTGGCGTTATTGCCCTTATTGCTAAGAATTTTGCAAGAATTTTCTATCGAAATTCTTTTAATATTGGCTTGCCTTTAATTGAGGCTGATACCTCGGCAATTAAGGATAATGATCAGTTGCAATTGGACTTTGATAAAGGCGTTATTCGCAATATTAAGACAGAGTCTATAATAAACATTAGGCCTCTTCCTGCATTTATGCAGAGACTAATTGCAGATGGAGGAATAGTCAACCATTTCAAAAAGTACGGGACAATAAAATTAAAATGA
- the lipB gene encoding lipoyl(octanoyl) transferase LipB has protein sequence MHSKQATEKMTFDCDIIDLGKISYKKAYHLQKRSLEELKLGLSNEALIICEHFPVITLGRSGNINNLLCDPNSLNAKGVDFFKIDRGGDITAHELGQLTIYPVFDLKMRKHQDIHVFLNNLQHVILNTLREFSLRAHVVQDKRGVWAGSKKIASIGIGISHWITYHGLTINVNNNLKIFSYIRPCGMDVEMTSVAKELGYSVDFNVFKHKLMDNFCKVFNLNIKTERNKGVKNETSNLTRTG, from the coding sequence GTGCACTCGAAGCAAGCCACAGAAAAAATGACATTTGACTGTGATATAATCGATCTTGGAAAGATTTCCTATAAAAAAGCCTACCATTTACAAAAAAGGTCCCTTGAGGAATTAAAGCTTGGATTATCTAACGAGGCCTTGATTATCTGTGAACATTTTCCTGTTATTACCCTTGGAAGATCTGGAAATATCAATAACCTCTTGTGTGATCCAAATAGCTTAAATGCAAAGGGCGTTGATTTTTTTAAGATTGATCGCGGGGGAGATATTACGGCTCATGAATTAGGGCAGTTGACGATATATCCTGTTTTTGATTTAAAGATGAGAAAACACCAGGACATCCATGTTTTTTTAAATAATCTTCAACATGTTATACTCAATACGCTTAGGGAATTTAGCCTAAGGGCACACGTTGTGCAGGATAAAAGAGGCGTATGGGCTGGAAGTAAAAAGATTGCCTCTATCGGCATCGGCATTAGTCATTGGATTACATATCACGGCTTAACTATTAATGTAAATAATAATCTAAAGATATTTTCCTATATTCGGCCTTGTGGAATGGATGTTGAAATGACTTCAGTGGCTAAAGAGTTAGGATATAGTGTTGATTTCAACGTATTTAAACATAAACTAATGGATAATTTTTGTAAAGTTTTTAATTTAAATATCAAAACAGAAAGAAATAAAGGAGTAAAGAATGAAACAAGTAATCTTACCAGAACTGGGTGA
- a CDS encoding beta-ketoacyl-[acyl-carrier-protein] synthase family protein has product MKKSRTVITGIGVISPIGIGKDEYWQSIMDGKSGFKPITLFDTSDLKVKIGGEISNFNPKQILNTQNIMDLDRATLLLSSAVKLAIDDAKLDINETNTKQIGVSVGTTFGSLHSISEFDKESLREGPRYVNPSVFPSTVGNSPASRIGIRFKIKGFNSTISTGMCAALDALDYARDFINLGRTNTVVTGAVEDFCIQTFLGFYKLNYLSGLNGDPEPLSCPFDKRRNGIIFSEGSTVLILEELDSAKKRKANIYAQVLGIGSCFDPIKFYRFNPKGEGMVKAMQLALADANLKPEDIDCIFANANSTKDADRIETKAIKDVFGNFADEVCITAPKSILGETFSASGGLSTVAAIGALNKDLIPPTINYQEKDPDCNLNYVTNKSRKNKLNRIMINAFGPNGANTVVIIGKLK; this is encoded by the coding sequence TTGAAAAAGAGCAGAACTGTTATAACCGGAATTGGCGTCATCTCGCCTATTGGAATAGGTAAAGACGAATACTGGCAATCCATTATGGACGGGAAATCCGGATTTAAGCCCATTACTCTGTTTGATACCTCAGACCTAAAGGTTAAAATTGGCGGCGAAATAAGCAATTTTAATCCTAAACAAATATTGAACACTCAAAACATAATGGATTTAGACAGGGCGACACTTCTATTAAGCTCAGCTGTAAAACTTGCTATTGACGATGCCAAATTAGATATAAATGAAACTAATACTAAACAGATTGGAGTTTCTGTGGGCACGACATTTGGGAGTCTTCATAGTATTTCAGAATTTGACAAAGAATCTTTAAGGGAAGGTCCCAGATATGTTAATCCGTCAGTCTTCCCGAGCACTGTTGGTAATTCTCCTGCAAGCCGTATAGGTATTAGATTTAAAATCAAAGGCTTTAATTCTACAATTTCAACAGGAATGTGTGCCGCCCTAGACGCATTAGATTATGCGCGCGATTTTATAAATCTAGGAAGAACAAATACAGTTGTTACGGGTGCAGTAGAAGATTTTTGCATTCAGACCTTTCTTGGATTTTATAAGCTCAATTATCTATCTGGTCTTAACGGTGACCCCGAGCCTTTATCTTGTCCTTTTGATAAAAGAAGAAACGGCATTATTTTTTCTGAAGGCTCAACTGTTCTTATTTTAGAAGAACTGGATTCTGCAAAAAAGCGTAAGGCTAATATTTATGCCCAAGTTCTTGGTATCGGTTCTTGCTTTGACCCGATTAAATTCTACAGATTCAATCCAAAGGGCGAAGGTATGGTAAAGGCAATGCAATTGGCGCTAGCGGATGCAAATTTGAAACCCGAAGACATAGATTGCATTTTCGCAAATGCAAACTCAACTAAAGACGCCGATCGAATTGAAACAAAGGCTATTAAAGATGTCTTCGGTAACTTTGCTGATGAGGTTTGCATCACTGCCCCTAAGTCTATCTTAGGTGAAACATTTAGTGCCTCAGGTGGATTATCTACAGTTGCAGCTATCGGCGCTCTAAACAAAGACCTTATTCCGCCAACTATAAATTACCAGGAAAAAGATCCTGATTGCAATCTTAATTACGTAACAAATAAAAGTAGAAAGAATAAATTAAACAGAATAATGATTAATGCCTTTGGCCCTAACGGGGCAAATACAGTGGTAATAATAGGAAAACTAAAATGA
- a CDS encoding helix-turn-helix domain-containing protein, with protein MIDSDILTTKEVARILKLHPFTVKKYARERRIPAFKLGGDWRFSKRFLDEWINKKMRGVIK; from the coding sequence ATGATAGATAGTGATATATTAACCACAAAGGAAGTAGCTAGAATTTTAAAGCTTCACCCTTTTACTGTAAAGAAGTATGCCCGGGAGCGTAGAATCCCGGCATTTAAATTAGGGGGCGACTGGCGCTTTTCAAAACGATTTCTTGATGAGTGGATTAACAAAAAAATGCGAGGAGTCATAAAATGA
- the fabG gene encoding 3-oxoacyl-ACP reductase FabG: MKGKNKTAIVTGGTRGIGRAIVNELAREGVNIAFNYLKSRDLAKEIEIELSSDEVKVKGYEVNIEDLQSVKKWVDDIKKDFDSIDILVNNAGIINDKALAFMEQEDWQKVIRVDLGGVFNITRSIIVDFLKRKSGVIVNISSVSGIRGIAKQTNYSAAKAAILGFTKALAQEVAPYNIRVNAVAPGFIKTDMLSSLNETMKDKELERIPLGRFGNPEEVAKVVKFLISDLADYITGQTFIVDGGLAT; this comes from the coding sequence ATGAAGGGTAAGAATAAAACAGCCATCGTTACTGGAGGTACGAGAGGCATTGGCAGAGCAATAGTCAATGAACTTGCCAGAGAGGGAGTTAACATAGCATTTAACTATCTAAAAAGCAGAGATTTGGCTAAAGAGATTGAGATAGAGTTATCATCAGATGAGGTTAAGGTAAAAGGATACGAAGTTAACATCGAAGACCTCCAGAGTGTTAAGAAATGGGTCGATGACATTAAAAAAGATTTCGATTCCATAGATATCTTGGTTAATAATGCCGGTATCATTAACGATAAGGCCTTGGCGTTTATGGAGCAAGAAGATTGGCAAAAGGTAATAAGGGTTGATTTAGGAGGAGTCTTTAATATTACTCGTTCAATTATAGTGGATTTTTTAAAAAGAAAATCTGGTGTAATAGTTAATATAAGTTCAGTGAGCGGTATTAGGGGTATAGCAAAGCAGACGAATTATTCGGCTGCTAAGGCTGCTATATTAGGCTTTACAAAGGCATTGGCTCAAGAGGTGGCACCTTACAACATAAGGGTAAATGCAGTTGCTCCTGGGTTTATCAAAACGGATATGTTGTCTAGTTTGAATGAAACCATGAAAGACAAGGAGCTAGAACGAATTCCTTTAGGAAGGTTTGGAAATCCTGAAGAGGTAGCTAAAGTAGTCAAATTCTTAATTTCTGATTTAGCTGATTACATAACCGGCCAAACTTTTATTGTTGATGGAGGCCTAGCAACTTGA
- a CDS encoding isocitrate/isopropylmalate dehydrogenase family protein: MSTHKVTLIPGDGIGPEVAAAARKCVDATGVKIDWEIKNAGSVTLKEKGEILPQEVLDSIRKNKVALKGPIITPVAGGYRSVNVQLRQKLDLFVCLRPAKAYPGIRSINPDIDILIFRENTEDLYAGIEFEKGSKEVKGLINLTKKTTGRDIKSDSAISLKPISESASKRLFTFAFEYAIAHKRKKITAVHKANIMKYSDGLFLECGRQIASKYKGKIDFEETIVDNLSMQLVLRPTNFDCLALPNLYGDIISDLCAGLVGGLGVAPGANIGDELALFEPVHGAAPKYTGKNKVNPAATILSAVMMLDYLNEKQASQRLKNALIKVVKEGKSVTYDLKPDRNDPTAVGTSEMAEAIIKEL; the protein is encoded by the coding sequence ATGAGTACACACAAAGTTACCTTAATTCCTGGTGATGGCATTGGACCTGAAGTTGCCGCTGCTGCGAGAAAATGCGTGGATGCAACCGGTGTAAAGATAGATTGGGAAATAAAGAATGCCGGCAGCGTTACCTTAAAAGAGAAGGGCGAGATTCTACCTCAAGAGGTTCTAGATTCCATCAGAAAGAACAAAGTTGCCCTTAAAGGGCCGATTATCACTCCAGTTGCAGGCGGATATCGTTCTGTTAATGTTCAGTTGCGTCAAAAACTGGATTTGTTTGTCTGCCTGCGTCCTGCCAAGGCATATCCTGGAATAAGAAGCATTAATCCTGACATTGATATATTAATATTCAGGGAGAATACAGAAGATCTATATGCCGGAATTGAATTTGAGAAAGGCTCAAAAGAGGTAAAAGGGCTTATCAATCTTACGAAAAAGACAACTGGCAGGGATATAAAGTCTGATTCTGCGATTTCTCTAAAGCCAATTTCTGAATCAGCTTCAAAAAGATTATTTACCTTTGCCTTTGAATATGCAATTGCACATAAAAGGAAAAAAATTACAGCAGTTCATAAAGCCAATATTATGAAGTATTCTGATGGATTGTTTCTGGAATGCGGCCGCCAGATCGCTTCTAAATACAAAGGGAAAATTGATTTTGAGGAGACCATAGTAGATAATTTATCAATGCAGCTTGTGCTTCGGCCCACGAATTTTGATTGCTTGGCACTGCCTAATCTTTATGGAGATATAATCTCTGATCTTTGCGCTGGCTTAGTAGGAGGTTTAGGGGTGGCCCCGGGTGCAAATATTGGAGATGAATTAGCGTTATTTGAACCTGTTCACGGCGCAGCTCCGAAGTATACTGGGAAGAACAAGGTAAATCCTGCGGCAACAATACTATCTGCAGTAATGATGCTAGATTATCTAAATGAAAAACAAGCAAGTCAACGATTAAAGAATGCATTAATCAAGGTAGTAAAAGAAGGTAAGTCTGTAACCTATGATTTGAAGCCTGACCGCAATGATCCCACTGCAGTAGGCACCAGCGAGATGGCCGAGGCGATTATCAAGGAATTATAA
- a CDS encoding type IV pilus twitching motility protein PilT: MDLRELLMLTIKSKASDLHLTENMPPILRIDGKLIYTKREELNREKLKKMIYSILNDAQKEKFEKQWELDLSLSLPGIDRFRVNVHVQKGAVEAAFRRIPLLIPTLEELGLPKILAALARRPNGLVLITGPTGVGKTTTLAAMVDLINEERQDMIISIEDPIEYIHHNKKSVIKQREVFADTHSFSEALKHSLRQDPDVIVVGEMRDLETISTALTAAETGHLVLTTLHTPDAPQTIERIIDVFPPHQQQQVKLQLADCLQGVVSQLLLSRATGQGRVAATEIMVGTPGIRNLIREQEIEQIPTLMQTGKQFGMKLMETSLKELYTQGLITEEVALSKVKNPAEFKSL; the protein is encoded by the coding sequence ATGGACTTAAGAGAACTTCTAATGCTAACAATCAAAAGCAAGGCCTCTGATTTGCACTTAACAGAGAATATGCCTCCAATTTTGCGTATTGATGGAAAGTTAATCTATACTAAGCGTGAAGAACTAAACCGAGAGAAATTAAAGAAAATGATCTACAGCATCTTAAATGATGCACAAAAAGAAAAATTTGAAAAGCAATGGGAACTAGATTTATCTCTATCCTTACCTGGCATCGATCGTTTCCGAGTTAATGTCCATGTTCAAAAGGGTGCGGTTGAGGCCGCCTTTAGAAGAATACCTTTATTGATTCCCACGCTGGAAGAATTGGGTCTACCTAAGATACTTGCTGCCTTAGCAAGAAGGCCAAACGGTCTAGTTTTGATTACTGGCCCTACGGGTGTAGGTAAGACCACAACCCTGGCGGCAATGGTGGATTTGATAAACGAAGAAAGGCAGGATATGATAATTTCTATTGAAGACCCAATTGAATATATACATCATAACAAGAAAAGTGTTATTAAACAACGTGAGGTCTTTGCTGATACCCATTCGTTCTCAGAGGCGCTAAAGCACTCCTTGCGTCAAGATCCTGACGTTATTGTGGTAGGGGAGATGAGGGATCTTGAAACAATTTCCACAGCCCTAACTGCTGCAGAAACAGGTCATTTGGTTTTAACAACATTGCATACTCCTGATGCGCCTCAGACAATCGAAAGAATCATTGATGTTTTTCCTCCACATCAGCAGCAACAGGTCAAATTGCAGTTGGCTGACTGCTTGCAAGGTGTTGTCTCACAGCTGCTCCTGTCGCGTGCGACTGGTCAGGGAAGAGTAGCAGCAACTGAGATTATGGTCGGCACACCTGGAATACGAAACCTGATTAGAGAACAAGAGATTGAGCAGATCCCGACATTAATGCAGACAGGAAAACAATTCGGAATGAAATTGATGGAAACATCATTGAAGGAATTATATACCCAGGGTTTGATCACAGAAGAGGTTGCTCTAAGTAAGGTAAAAAATCCAGCTGAATTTAAGAGCCTATAA
- a CDS encoding malate dehydrogenase, whose translation MKVSIIGAGNVGGLLASRIIDSHLADVTLIDIKEDIAKAKAADISDSLYFSKSPQKIIATSDINQVEKSEIIVITAGFPRRAGMSREDLIAKNANLIKEIATKIKSKLKDAIVIIVTNPLDLMVYYFKKLTQIDSKRLIGMGNSLDSARFANLIASKFDKNINDINAQVIASHGRGMLPLDRLTYVKDVSLAESATKEEIKTISDLTVERGAEIVSLYGSGSAYFAPSAAIFEIVKAIAKDEKKIICAAAYLKGEYGISDICLGVPAKIGKSGIEEIITLALNKEEEETLRLTAQTIKELTKKLPH comes from the coding sequence ATGAAAGTTAGCATAATTGGCGCTGGTAATGTCGGGGGACTGCTTGCAAGCCGCATTATAGATTCTCACCTGGCAGATGTAACCCTAATTGATATTAAAGAGGATATTGCCAAGGCCAAGGCCGCAGATATTTCCGATAGTCTTTATTTTTCCAAATCCCCCCAAAAAATCATTGCCACATCTGATATCAATCAAGTAGAAAAAAGTGAAATTATCGTTATTACCGCAGGTTTTCCTCGTCGAGCTGGCATGAGCAGGGAAGACCTGATAGCCAAAAACGCTAATTTAATTAAAGAGATTGCGACAAAAATAAAATCTAAGCTTAAAGATGCAATCGTAATTATAGTTACAAATCCATTGGATTTAATGGTTTATTATTTTAAAAAACTCACCCAGATTGACTCAAAGCGATTAATCGGAATGGGAAATAGTTTGGATTCAGCCCGTTTTGCGAACTTAATAGCTTCAAAGTTTGATAAGAATATTAATGACATTAATGCCCAGGTCATCGCCAGCCACGGAAGAGGTATGCTGCCGTTGGATAGGTTGACTTATGTTAAAGATGTGTCTTTGGCAGAGTCTGCAACAAAAGAAGAGATTAAAACAATATCTGACTTGACAGTTGAAAGAGGCGCAGAGATTGTCTCTCTTTATGGTAGCGGCAGTGCCTATTTTGCGCCTTCGGCAGCTATATTTGAAATTGTTAAAGCAATTGCTAAAGATGAAAAAAAGATTATTTGTGCAGCCGCATATCTTAAAGGTGAATACGGCATCTCTGATATCTGTTTGGGTGTACCTGCAAAGATAGGAAAATCAGGTATCGAGGAAATAATCACCCTAGCTTTAAATAAAGAAGAAGAGGAAACATTAAGGCTTACTGCGCAGACAATCAAGGAGCTTACCAAAAAATTACCGCATTAG
- a CDS encoding biotin/lipoyl-binding protein: MKQVILPELGEGITKAIVTFWHIKEGEAVKEGEDLVEAATDKATFNVPSSASGTLSKILVQEGDTVNVGDALAEIKE, from the coding sequence ATGAAACAAGTAATCTTACCAGAACTGGGTGAAGGTATTACCAAGGCAATAGTAACCTTCTGGCATATTAAAGAAGGTGAGGCAGTTAAAGAAGGAGAGGACTTAGTTGAAGCAGCAACAGATAAGGCAACGTTTAATGTTCCTTCTTCTGCCAGCGGTACACTTTCGAAAATCTTAGTTCAAGAAGGCGATACTGTTAATGTCGGCGATGCCCTTGCTGAGATTAAGGAGTAA